One genomic window of Quercus robur chromosome 6, dhQueRobu3.1, whole genome shotgun sequence includes the following:
- the LOC126690398 gene encoding eukaryotic translation initiation factor 3 subunit D-like, whose translation MMVGGGEFEIGEVPFNPDGWGPPDSSNLNLNLPVNVPFAPFSRSDKLGRIADWTRTNFNNPNQNRSKNPSDSVFDFSNDDSFPSSGAADDDSSFRLVDGKPPPKPKFGPKWRFQQQRQLPQRRDEEVEAKKREAEKERARRDRHYHNNRSNANSMMRREPLKSSVDIQPEWNMLDQIPFSTFSKLSFSVPEPEDLLLCGALEFYDRSFDRITPKNERRLERFKNRNFFKVTTTDDPVIRRLANEDKATVFATDTILSTLMCAPRSVYSWDIVVQRVGNKLFFDKRDGSQLDLLSVHETSQEPLPEAKDDINSSYSLGVEAAYINQNFSQQVLIRDGKKVAFEEPNPFANEGEEVASVAYRYRRWKLDNDMYLVARCEVQSVVEINNQRSFLTLNALNEFDSKYSGVDWRQKLETQRGAVLATELKNNANKMAKWTAQALLASADMMKLGYVSRVHPRDHFNHVILAVVGYKPREFASQINLNTSNMWGIVKSIVDLCMKLNEGKYVLVKDPAKPQVRIYEVPADAFENDYVEEPLPEDEQVQPPTEDAEGAEPNATTNDVEEKEVVAQA comes from the coding sequence aTGATGGTAGGAGGAGGAGAGTTCGAAATTGGCGAAGTCCCATTCAACCCAGACGGATGGGGCCCTCCTGATTCCTCCAATCTCAACCTTAACCTCCCTGTCAACGTCCCCTTCGCCCCTTTCTCCCGTTCCGATAAGCTTGGCCGTATCGCCGACTGGACTCGCACCAACTTCAACAACCCCAACCAGAACCGCTCCAAGAACCCTTCCGATTCCGTCTTCGACTTCTCCAACGACGACTCCTTCCCTTCCTCCGGCGCCGCCGATGACGACTCCTCCTTCCGTCTCGTCGACGGCAAGCCTCCCCCTAAGCCCAAGTTCGGCCCCAAATGGAGGTTCCAGCAACAGCGCCAGCTCCCTCAACGCCGCGACGAGGAAGTTGAAGCCAAAAAGCGTGAGGCCGAGAAAGAACGCGCTCGCCGCGACCGTCACTATCATAATAACCGCTCCAACGCCAATAGCATGATGCGCCGAGAGCCTTTGAAATCCTCCGTCGACATCCAACCCGAATGGAACATGCTCGACCAGATCCCCTTCTCCACCTTCTCCAAGCTCTCCTTCTCCGTCCCTGAACCCGAGGACCTCCTCCTCTGCGGTGCACTCGAGTTCTACGATCGATCCTTTGACCGCATCACTCCCAAGAATGAGCGCCGTCTTGAACGCTTCAAAAACCGTAATTTCTTCAAGGTTACCACCACTGATGACCCTGTCATCCGCCGCCTCGCCAACGAGGACAAAGCCACCGTCTTTGCCACTGACACCATCCTCTCTACCCTCATGTGTGCGCCCAGGTCTGTTTACTCGTGGGACATTGTGGTCCAGAGGGTCGGGAACAAGTTGTTCTTCGATAAGCGTGATGGCTCTCAGCTCGATTTGCTTTCTGTCCACGAGACCTCTCAGGAGCCCTTGCCCGAGGCCAAGGACGATATCAATTCCTCCTATTCCCTCGGCGTCGAGGCTGCTTACATCAACCAGAATTTCTCCCAGCAGGTTCTCATTAGGGATGGGAAAAAGGTCGCATTCGAAGAGCCTAACCCCTTCGCCAACGAAGGAGAAGAGGTTGCCTCTGTGGCATATCGCTATAGGCGCTGGAAGCTCGATAACGATATGTACTTGGTAGCTCGGTGTGAGGTACAGAGTGTTGTCGAGATTAACAATCAGAGGTCCTTTTTAACTCTGAATGCACTCAACGAATTCGACTCCAAATACTCGGGTGTCGATTGGAGGCAGAAGCTCGAGACTCAGAGAGGTGCTGTGTTGGCCACTGAGCTAAAGAACAATGCCAATAAGATGGCCAAATGGACGGCTCAAGCTTTGCTAGCTAGCGCAGATATGATGAAACTGGGGTATGTCTCTCGGGTTCATCCTCGTGATCATTTTAACCATGTGATATTGGCAGTTGTCGGGTACAAGCCAAGGGAGTTTGCTTCACAGATTAATTTGAATACTTCGAATATGTGGGGGATTGTGAAGTCCATTGTGGACTTGTGTATGAAGTTGAACGAGGGGAAGTATGTGCTTGTCAAGGACCCAGCCAAACCACAAGTTAGGATCTATGAGGTGCCTGCAGATGCATTCGAGAATGATTACGTGGAGGAACCACTGCCGGAGGATGAGCAGGTTCAGCCGCCCACCGAGGATGCTGAGGGCGCAGAGCCAAATGCCACTACAAATGATGTGGAGGAGAAGGAGGTGGTTGCACAAGCTTGA
- the LOC126690399 gene encoding protein PIN-LIKES 3-like, with product MGLVDLFFVASAPVLKVLLLTALGSFLALERIDILGENARKQLNTVVFFVFNPVLVSSNLAKTITFESVVLLWFMPFNVLGTFLIGSALGWVLIKITRPPQHLKGLILGCCAAGNMGNLPIIIIPAVCREKGSPFGAPDVCHTYGMAYASLSMAIGAIYLWSYVYNIVRIFSSKVNEKVNADEFTSNKKLNGATSKLLHGNSSEAVLPSENCSVSLDNANKLMLPSEEKKVAPSASFGPILYAIKHYLRVFSRKINLKALFAPSTTGAMVGFIIGLVPQIRNLIIGGDAPLRVVLDSASFLGEAAIPTLTLILGGNLLKGLRGSGILQPLIFGIIAVRYIFLPLLGIIIVKSAIRFGLVHSDPLYQFVLLLQYALPPAMNIGTITQLFGAGKSECSVIMLWTYAFASVSLTLWSAYFMWLVV from the exons ATGGGGCTTgtggatttattttttgttgcatcTGCTCCGGTTTTGAAAGTGCTATTGTTGACTGCACTTGGCTCATTTCTAGCACTGGAGCGTATAGATATCTTGGGGGAGAATGCAAGGAAGCAATTGAATACT GTGGTATTTTTTGTGTTCAATCCGGTACTTGTGAGTAGCAACCTGGCTaaaacaataacttttgaaagcGTTGTTTTGTT GTGGTTCATGCCATTCAATGTTCTGGGTACATTCTTAATTGGCTCAGCACTAGGTTGGGTGCTGATTAAAATCACAAGACCTCCCCAACATCTGAAGGGCCTCATATTGGGTTGCTGTGCGGCAG GGAATATGGGAAATTTGCCTATAATTATCATCCCAGCAGTATGTAGAGAGAAAGGCAGTCCATTTGGAGCACCTGATGTCTGCCATACATATGGAATGGCTTATGCTTCACTTTCTATGGCG ATTGGAGCCATTTATTTGTGGTCCTATGTTTACAATATTGTGAGGATTTTCTCAAGTAAGGTCAACGAAAAAGTCAACGCAGATGAGTTCACTAGCAATAAGAAGCTTAACGGGGCCACTTCAAAATTACTCCATGGGAATTCCTCAGAAGCAGTTCTTCCTTCAGAAAACTGTTCTGTCTCTTTGGACAATGCAAATAAACTAATGCTTCCTTCTGAGGAAAAGAAGGTTGCTCCCTCTGCCTCCTTT GGACCAATCTTATATGCAATTAAGCACTACTTAAGGGTGTTTTCAAGAAAGATCAATCTCAAGGCATTGTTTGCACCTTCAACAACTGGAGCG ATGGTTGGGTTTATCATTGGCTTGGTTCCCCAGATCCGAAACCTAATTATTGGTGGTGATGCTCCTCTACGTGTGGTCCTGGATTCTGCTTCTTTTCTGGG TGAAGCAGCCATCCCAACTCTCACTCTGATATTAGGAGGAAACCTTCTTAAAg GTTTGAGAGGTTCAGGTATTCTGCAGCCACTAATCTTTGGCATCATAGCAGTTCGGTATATTTTCCTGCCTCTCTTAGGCATTATCATCGTTAAAAGTGCAATACGTTTTGGTTTGGTTCACTCAGATCCATTGTATCAGTTTGTTCTTCTACTTCAGTATGCACTTCCACCAGCAATGAACATAG GCACAATTACCCAATTGTTTGGAGCTGGGAAGAGTGAATGTTCTGTGATCATGCTGTGGACATATGCTTTCGCGTCAGTTTCACTGACACTTTGGTCAGCCTACTTCATGTGGCTAGTTGTTTGA
- the LOC126690401 gene encoding protein PIN-LIKES 3-like isoform X1: protein MEFLDLFIVALMPVLKTLLITAIGLLLAIDRIGLLGPEGRHHLNNIVFFVFTPALMVSNLSETITFSSMVTLWFMPVNILLTFIIGSVLAWILVKITRTPKHLHGLVIGCCSAGNLGNLLLIIVPAVCDETNSPFGDSSTCSTYGEAYASLSMAVGAIYIWSYVYMIMRVYANNSIKYVNTHDSTISITLSGESAETFPETCTESLLPSRDCPSSDDHSDQVELTHTTSEGKVKVTVLNQIIQCIKMSAGQINLKMLFAPSTIGVIAGFIIGIISPIRKLMIGDSAPLRVIISSASLLGEATIPSMTLIVGANLLKGLRRSEVGVLLVVGVIVVRYIIMPLLGVVIVKAAHSWGMVGSSSLYQFILMLQYALPPAMSVGTITQLFEAGESECSVIMLWTYAVASFSLTLWSTFYMWIVS from the exons ATGGAATTCCTAGATCTGTTCATTGTTGCGTTGATGCCAGTTCTGAAAACGCTCCTCATCACTGCCATTGGATTACTGCTTGCAATAGATCGGATAGGTCTTTTGGGCCCAGAAGGAAGGCATCATTTGAACAAT ATTGTATTTTTTGTGTTCACTCCTGCACTCATGGTTAGCAACTTGTCTGAAACTATTACTTTCAGCAGCATGGTTACATT GTGGTTCATGCCAGTGAATATCCTTCTCACCTTTATTATTGGCTCAGTTCTTGCATGGATACTTGTCAAAATCACCAGAACTCCTAAACATCTGCATGGCCTTGTAATCGGTTGCTGTTCCGCAG GAAATTTGGGAAACTTGCTTCTCATTATTGTTCCAGCAGTCTGTGATGAAACAAACAGTCCATTTGGGGATTCATCCACCTGCTCGACATATGGAGAAGCTTATGCTTCACTTTCTATGGCG GTTGGAGCAATTTATATATGGTCTTATGTGTATATGATAATGCGGGTATATGCAAATAATAGCATAAAATATGTCAATACACATGACTCCACAATCAGCATAACGTTGTCTGGCGAAAGTGCAGAAACATTTCCAGAGACTTGCACAGAATCACTGCTTCCTTCAAGGGATTGTCCAAGCTCTGATGACCATTCAGATCAAGTTGAACTGACTCATACTACATCTGAGGGGAAAGTAAAG GTGACTGTTCTGAATCAGATTATTCAGTGCATCAAGATGTCTGCAGGACAGATCAATCTGAAGATGTTGTTCGCACCATCTACCATTGGAGTG ATTGCAGGGTTTATCATCGGAATAATTTCTCCAATTCGAAAGCTAATGATTGGTGATAGTGCTCCTCTTCGTGTGATCATTAGTTCTGCATCTTTGCTGGG GGAGGCAACAATTCCATCTATGACTTTGATAGTGGGAGCAAACCTGCTTAAGG GTTTAAGAAGATCAGAAGTAGGCGTGTTACTCGTTGTAGGTGTTATAGTAGTCCGGTATATTATAATGCCGCTCTTGGGTGTTGTTATTGTGAAAGCTGCACACAGTTGGGGCATGGTGGGATCAAGTTCATTATATCAATTTATTCTAATGCTTCAGTATGCACTTCCACCTGCAATGAGTGTAG GAACGATTACTCAGTTGTTTGAGGCTGGTGAGAGTGAATGTTCTGTTATCATGCTATGGACATATGCTGTGGCTTCATTCTCTCTTACACTGTGGTCAACCTTCTACATGTGGATTGTCTCATAA
- the LOC126690401 gene encoding protein PIN-LIKES 3-like isoform X2: protein MEFLDLFIVALMPVLKTLLITAIGLLLAIDRIGLLGPEGRHHLNNIVFFVFTPALMVSNLSETITFSSMVTLWFMPVNILLTFIIGSVLAWILVKITRTPKHLHGLVIGCCSAGNLGNLLLIIVPAVCDETNSPFGDSSTCSTYGEAYASLSMAVGAIYIWSYVYMIMRVYANNSIKYVNTHDSTISITLSGESAETFPETCTESLLPSRDCPSSDDHSDQVELTHTTSEGKVTVLNQIIQCIKMSAGQINLKMLFAPSTIGVIAGFIIGIISPIRKLMIGDSAPLRVIISSASLLGEATIPSMTLIVGANLLKGLRRSEVGVLLVVGVIVVRYIIMPLLGVVIVKAAHSWGMVGSSSLYQFILMLQYALPPAMSVGTITQLFEAGESECSVIMLWTYAVASFSLTLWSTFYMWIVS from the exons ATGGAATTCCTAGATCTGTTCATTGTTGCGTTGATGCCAGTTCTGAAAACGCTCCTCATCACTGCCATTGGATTACTGCTTGCAATAGATCGGATAGGTCTTTTGGGCCCAGAAGGAAGGCATCATTTGAACAAT ATTGTATTTTTTGTGTTCACTCCTGCACTCATGGTTAGCAACTTGTCTGAAACTATTACTTTCAGCAGCATGGTTACATT GTGGTTCATGCCAGTGAATATCCTTCTCACCTTTATTATTGGCTCAGTTCTTGCATGGATACTTGTCAAAATCACCAGAACTCCTAAACATCTGCATGGCCTTGTAATCGGTTGCTGTTCCGCAG GAAATTTGGGAAACTTGCTTCTCATTATTGTTCCAGCAGTCTGTGATGAAACAAACAGTCCATTTGGGGATTCATCCACCTGCTCGACATATGGAGAAGCTTATGCTTCACTTTCTATGGCG GTTGGAGCAATTTATATATGGTCTTATGTGTATATGATAATGCGGGTATATGCAAATAATAGCATAAAATATGTCAATACACATGACTCCACAATCAGCATAACGTTGTCTGGCGAAAGTGCAGAAACATTTCCAGAGACTTGCACAGAATCACTGCTTCCTTCAAGGGATTGTCCAAGCTCTGATGACCATTCAGATCAAGTTGAACTGACTCATACTACATCTGAGGGGAAA GTGACTGTTCTGAATCAGATTATTCAGTGCATCAAGATGTCTGCAGGACAGATCAATCTGAAGATGTTGTTCGCACCATCTACCATTGGAGTG ATTGCAGGGTTTATCATCGGAATAATTTCTCCAATTCGAAAGCTAATGATTGGTGATAGTGCTCCTCTTCGTGTGATCATTAGTTCTGCATCTTTGCTGGG GGAGGCAACAATTCCATCTATGACTTTGATAGTGGGAGCAAACCTGCTTAAGG GTTTAAGAAGATCAGAAGTAGGCGTGTTACTCGTTGTAGGTGTTATAGTAGTCCGGTATATTATAATGCCGCTCTTGGGTGTTGTTATTGTGAAAGCTGCACACAGTTGGGGCATGGTGGGATCAAGTTCATTATATCAATTTATTCTAATGCTTCAGTATGCACTTCCACCTGCAATGAGTGTAG GAACGATTACTCAGTTGTTTGAGGCTGGTGAGAGTGAATGTTCTGTTATCATGCTATGGACATATGCTGTGGCTTCATTCTCTCTTACACTGTGGTCAACCTTCTACATGTGGATTGTCTCATAA
- the LOC126690401 gene encoding protein PIN-LIKES 3-like isoform X3 → MEFLDLFIVALMPVLKTLLITAIGLLLAIDRIGLLGPEGRHHLNNIVFFVFTPALMVSNLSETITFSSMVTLWFMPVNILLTFIIGSVLAWILVKITRTPKHLHGLVIGCCSAGNLGNLLLIIVPAVCDETNSPFGDSSTCSTYGEAYASLSMAVGAIYIWSYVYMIMRVYANNSIKYVNTHDSTISITLSGESAETFPETCTESLLPSRDCPSSDDHSDQVELTHTTSEGKVKVTVLNQIIQCIKMSAGQINLKMLFAPSTIGVIAGFIIGIISPIRKLMIGDSAPLRVIISSASLLGEATIPSMTLIVGANLLKGLRRSEVGVLLVVGVIVVRYIIMPLLGVVIVKAAHSWGMVGSSSLYQFILMLQYALPPAMSVEVVALATKGANCFSSGSDGHSVFQKP, encoded by the exons ATGGAATTCCTAGATCTGTTCATTGTTGCGTTGATGCCAGTTCTGAAAACGCTCCTCATCACTGCCATTGGATTACTGCTTGCAATAGATCGGATAGGTCTTTTGGGCCCAGAAGGAAGGCATCATTTGAACAAT ATTGTATTTTTTGTGTTCACTCCTGCACTCATGGTTAGCAACTTGTCTGAAACTATTACTTTCAGCAGCATGGTTACATT GTGGTTCATGCCAGTGAATATCCTTCTCACCTTTATTATTGGCTCAGTTCTTGCATGGATACTTGTCAAAATCACCAGAACTCCTAAACATCTGCATGGCCTTGTAATCGGTTGCTGTTCCGCAG GAAATTTGGGAAACTTGCTTCTCATTATTGTTCCAGCAGTCTGTGATGAAACAAACAGTCCATTTGGGGATTCATCCACCTGCTCGACATATGGAGAAGCTTATGCTTCACTTTCTATGGCG GTTGGAGCAATTTATATATGGTCTTATGTGTATATGATAATGCGGGTATATGCAAATAATAGCATAAAATATGTCAATACACATGACTCCACAATCAGCATAACGTTGTCTGGCGAAAGTGCAGAAACATTTCCAGAGACTTGCACAGAATCACTGCTTCCTTCAAGGGATTGTCCAAGCTCTGATGACCATTCAGATCAAGTTGAACTGACTCATACTACATCTGAGGGGAAAGTAAAG GTGACTGTTCTGAATCAGATTATTCAGTGCATCAAGATGTCTGCAGGACAGATCAATCTGAAGATGTTGTTCGCACCATCTACCATTGGAGTG ATTGCAGGGTTTATCATCGGAATAATTTCTCCAATTCGAAAGCTAATGATTGGTGATAGTGCTCCTCTTCGTGTGATCATTAGTTCTGCATCTTTGCTGGG GGAGGCAACAATTCCATCTATGACTTTGATAGTGGGAGCAAACCTGCTTAAGG GTTTAAGAAGATCAGAAGTAGGCGTGTTACTCGTTGTAGGTGTTATAGTAGTCCGGTATATTATAATGCCGCTCTTGGGTGTTGTTATTGTGAAAGCTGCACACAGTTGGGGCATGGTGGGATCAAGTTCATTATATCAATTTATTCTAATGCTTCAGTATGCACTTCCACCTGCAATGAGTGTAG AAGTAGTGGCCCTAGCTACAAAAGGTGCCAACTGTTTTTCTTCAGGTTCAGATGGCCATTCAGTTTTCCAGAAGCCTTAG